In Salvelinus sp. IW2-2015 unplaced genomic scaffold, ASM291031v2 Un_scaffold2112, whole genome shotgun sequence, one DNA window encodes the following:
- the LOC112072974 gene encoding zinc finger CCCH domain-containing protein 14-like isoform X3 encodes MSTEGSPQTRPPRPAVPPRSSPRWTPPRRSSTSNPSWTMNSSARTPWTWASCLVACVDLTLEEEEFGRRLRSTSRPQGRPSSGSGRSADAYRSSEGSSGSHSRHQHGSYHMDSRSSRDCRAYRVGGSSRHPEWETRKRKAPVVSSVVRVNQAADEGPDSDELEEEDDEEDEGYGVKSMSSRVSMPSKPEHSLVGLEPSVNVLAAPSTTPLPRSLPDTPSSGLRPEQLDYKRRAAETD; translated from the exons ATGAGCACAG AAGGGTCTCCTCAGACAAGACCTCCCCGTCCAGCTGTACCTCCACGGTCGAGCCCCAGGTGGACTCCTCCGAGGAGGTCATCGACATCAAACCCGAGCTGGACGATGAACTCATCGGCGAGGACCCCGTGGACATGGGCGTCCTGCCTGGTCGCCTGCGTGGATCTAActctggaggaagaggagttcGGGCGGCGACTCAGATCTACCAGCCGCCCCCAGGGCAGGCCTTCCTCAGGGTCAGGCAGGTCGGCAGACGCCTACAGGTCGTCAGAGGGATCCTCGGGGTCTCACAGCAGGCATCAGCACGGCAGCTATCACATGGATAGTAGGAGCAGCAGAGACTGCAGGGCATACAGAGTTGGAGGCAGCAGCAGG CACCCGGAGTGGGAAACAAGGAAGCGTAAGGCCCCAGTGGTGAGCTCCGTGGTGCGGGTGAACCAGGCGGCTGACGAGGGTCCAGACAGTGacgagctggaggaggaggatgacgagGAGGATGAAGGATACGGCGTCAAGAGCATGTCCAGCAGAGTGTCCATGCCTTCCAAACCAGAACACAG CCTTGTAGGTTTGGAGCCCAGTGTAAACGTACTGGCTGCACCTTCTACCACCCCACTGCCTCGGTCCCTCCCAGACACGCCCTCAAGTGGACTAAGGCCAGAGCAG CTAGACTACAAGAGACGAGCAGCCGAGACTGACTGA
- the LOC112072974 gene encoding zinc finger CCCH domain-containing protein 14-like isoform X2: MSTGSPQTRPPRPAVPPRSSPRWTPPRRSSTSNPSWTMNSSARTPWTWASCLVACVDLTLEEEEFGRRLRSTSRPQGRPSSGSGRSADAYRSSEGSSGSHSRHQHGSYHMDSRSSRDCRAYRVGGSSRHPEWETRKRKAPVVSSVVRVNQAADEGPDSDELEEEDDEEDEGYGVKSMSSRVSMPSKPEHSLVGLEPSVNVLAAPSTTPLPRSLPDTPSSGLRPEQVTRHYTYLVLPTRAGNYTDLVLPTQNR; this comes from the exons ATGAGCACAG GGTCTCCTCAGACAAGACCTCCCCGTCCAGCTGTACCTCCACGGTCGAGCCCCAGGTGGACTCCTCCGAGGAGGTCATCGACATCAAACCCGAGCTGGACGATGAACTCATCGGCGAGGACCCCGTGGACATGGGCGTCCTGCCTGGTCGCCTGCGTGGATCTAActctggaggaagaggagttcGGGCGGCGACTCAGATCTACCAGCCGCCCCCAGGGCAGGCCTTCCTCAGGGTCAGGCAGGTCGGCAGACGCCTACAGGTCGTCAGAGGGATCCTCGGGGTCTCACAGCAGGCATCAGCACGGCAGCTATCACATGGATAGTAGGAGCAGCAGAGACTGCAGGGCATACAGAGTTGGAGGCAGCAGCAGG CACCCGGAGTGGGAAACAAGGAAGCGTAAGGCCCCAGTGGTGAGCTCCGTGGTGCGGGTGAACCAGGCGGCTGACGAGGGTCCAGACAGTGacgagctggaggaggaggatgacgagGAGGATGAAGGATACGGCGTCAAGAGCATGTCCAGCAGAGTGTCCATGCCTTCCAAACCAGAACACAG CCTTGTAGGTTTGGAGCCCAGTGTAAACGTACTGGCTGCACCTTCTACCACCCCACTGCCTCGGTCCCTCCCAGACACGCCCTCAAGTGGACTAAGGCCAGAGCAGGTAACCAGGCATTACACATACTTAGTATTACCTACCAGAGCAGGTAATTACACAGACTTAGTATTACCTACCCAGAACAGGTAA
- the LOC112072974 gene encoding zinc finger CCCH domain-containing protein 14-like isoform X1, with translation MSTEGSPQTRPPRPAVPPRSSPRWTPPRRSSTSNPSWTMNSSARTPWTWASCLVACVDLTLEEEEFGRRLRSTSRPQGRPSSGSGRSADAYRSSEGSSGSHSRHQHGSYHMDSRSSRDCRAYRVGGSSRHPEWETRKRKAPVVSSVVRVNQAADEGPDSDELEEEDDEEDEGYGVKSMSSRVSMPSKPEHSLVGLEPSVNVLAAPSTTPLPRSLPDTPSSGLRPEQVTRHYTYLVLPTRAGNYTDLVLPTQNR, from the exons ATGAGCACAG AAGGGTCTCCTCAGACAAGACCTCCCCGTCCAGCTGTACCTCCACGGTCGAGCCCCAGGTGGACTCCTCCGAGGAGGTCATCGACATCAAACCCGAGCTGGACGATGAACTCATCGGCGAGGACCCCGTGGACATGGGCGTCCTGCCTGGTCGCCTGCGTGGATCTAActctggaggaagaggagttcGGGCGGCGACTCAGATCTACCAGCCGCCCCCAGGGCAGGCCTTCCTCAGGGTCAGGCAGGTCGGCAGACGCCTACAGGTCGTCAGAGGGATCCTCGGGGTCTCACAGCAGGCATCAGCACGGCAGCTATCACATGGATAGTAGGAGCAGCAGAGACTGCAGGGCATACAGAGTTGGAGGCAGCAGCAGG CACCCGGAGTGGGAAACAAGGAAGCGTAAGGCCCCAGTGGTGAGCTCCGTGGTGCGGGTGAACCAGGCGGCTGACGAGGGTCCAGACAGTGacgagctggaggaggaggatgacgagGAGGATGAAGGATACGGCGTCAAGAGCATGTCCAGCAGAGTGTCCATGCCTTCCAAACCAGAACACAG CCTTGTAGGTTTGGAGCCCAGTGTAAACGTACTGGCTGCACCTTCTACCACCCCACTGCCTCGGTCCCTCCCAGACACGCCCTCAAGTGGACTAAGGCCAGAGCAGGTAACCAGGCATTACACATACTTAGTATTACCTACCAGAGCAGGTAATTACACAGACTTAGTATTACCTACCCAGAACAGGTAA